ATGAGTTTTagtaaatataaatttgatatattttgaaatataaaacaGATGAAGCATCGAAAGTGTACTAGTTGTTTAAGAAAGAGTAACTATAGCATACTCCGTCGGTGTAAAAGAAGAGTTACACAAGATATCATAAACTATAATACAAATAAGTTCCATAATTCATATCACAGACTGTCATACAAACGACTATGTATGGCATATAACATTCTGAGGCAAACACAAACCATTACAATAGAAGTAATAGAATACTAATTCATCGCATATCGAATCCCGACTACAAGTTCACATCACAACGGTTCAAGGACTAGTAGCAGCGATAGACGTGTCCTTCGAAACGGCAGGCAATGTTGGCTTAGGGAAATCGGGAAGGTGAGGCAATTCAGGCACTTCTGGCTTTGGTAAAGTTGGAAATTCAAGCTTTGGAAGTTTGGGCACTTCCGGCAATTCTGGCTTCGGTATTGTTGGAAATTCAGGCTTTGGCAGCTCGGGAAGTGGCGGCAATTCGACTTTTGGCAGCGATGGCAGTTCTGGTTTTGGCAGGCTTGGGATATCGGGAAGCTGAGGCAATTCTGGCTTCGGCAGTTCAGGCACTTCAGGCAACGTCACGTCCAAAAGTTGGCGAGCTCCAGCGCGGTTCTGGCCGATTGTCAAAGACAGAGCAAGGACAAACAATGACAAAAGATTAGTGAGTCTGCAATAGTTCGCCATCGTGGAATTGAGCGACTAGCAAACCGAAAAACTTTGAGTGAAGAAGCGGTGTGTTTGAGCAATGGCTTGATGGAGGGTTTTTAAAGAGGAGGGACGTGGGGATTGGGGAGATTACAAGTATGTTTTGGTGGGAAAAATAATCTAAGTGTTGGTTCAACTTCTAAaccaatctcattttcttttgttcaacaACAAGATGGAGAAGACTCCGAAAAGGTATCAGTTCTGGGCTTTCTAAGCCTGTAACTATCAGCTGTGCTAGATTTCTCAGCTACGCgggaaaaagaaacgaaaggaGATGGTTTATGATCTCACCCTATGTACAATAGTAGGACGAAGTCCGGAGTTTTGGTTGAAGAAGTGAATAATTTAAGGATAAAAATCTAAGTTTTGTCAGCGATCATTGTACATGAAATGCATACTCATCTAAAACTTGTCTAAATTTATTAAGTGCATTTAATAAATTCATTAACCTTCTCTTCAGTTTTCCGTTCCCTTTCTCTATTATATCCATTCACGTGCACTCAATactttgcaatttcaatttttatgtatCCATTTGCATGCTAGAGTTAAGGACGATGGTCACTTACATtcaatttgtttgtttttttttttttggatatgcCTGGCCTTTTTTTCACCTATAAGAGGGTAGAATATTTCTTATTCTGGTCTTTATGTGCATTTCATCTCCATTTTTTCTCCCCAGAAATGGGTCTTAGTTGCAAAATTAATTCATGAGaaatcgatttttctttttctaatttaatcttgaCTTGCTATTGAATGGATAATCGATTATCATCACTCCCAATTAGATTAGAAAAATGACTACATCTCAATATATCAAATTTACATTCGAACCGTAAAAAAATGAGACTCGGCAATAATCTATTTCTTATGTATGGATCATCTTTCTTACCGGTATCTCGAAaagcaaatgatttttttttttttggcataaacATTTTTGTTGAGTGTCTTCAAAAATTAACTACATTTAAAAATGCAGCAAAAATACAAAGAGATAAGAGGAATGGTGAGGGATTTTGATTTCACATGAATTAGCAAAACGATTGAGAACTTATGAAACTTATTGAGAACTGAAAACTTTCTTCTATGCAATCCATCTTAAATGACAATATAATAGCCAACCTGgcaaggcttttttttttttaaactatttatgaattttatattatgcTTTCCAGATAGTAGTTTACGTAATTGATGAACAAACAAAagatcaaaaaaatatttaataaccGACTTAATACTACCATAGAAGTTTCAACACATATCACAAATATGATATAACCATATTCTTGCATGTGGTAGCTTATTAACTATAAATGTATCTATAACACACGGGTTTGAAAACTAGTCTAATATATAATAGGGGCTTCTGAACATTAAATGCATTCAATTTAATGAGAAACATTCTTTTCTTATCCAAATCGaggttttagatttttattttttttcacttgaaatAGAATTAGTCGCAGAAAAGACTGGGAATATGCGAAACAAGattcaagaatagaaaaaaaaatgatttaataaCAGTAAAGTTGACTATGATCTGcataatatattatttgataGAAAAAGTACATAATGACTAACATGCATCAATACCATAACATAAAGCGAAAAATTACTTTGGTTTAATCAGATACAAAATTTAGTAAAGTACAAATATTAGAGTTGATTTTGCTTGACTAAAGAATGACGATTgcttaaaaatgacaatatttgtgccaaattaaaaggaaaaataatctaCAGtagttcaattttaataaaGTATGATATATAAGATGTTTGATGACTTAAAGTGTATTTAGATTTTGTATGTAAGACAAGTGTACCTATCTCAATCCATCATATAATAAAAGACacatttttctgattttttcttcGATTGTTTAGATTATGTCACCGTTATCActctaaaatattaaattccCATATTAGTTAGAAGTGAAAAAAGTGGACAAGGAAGTAACATagatttcttctattttgaaatattaaacTCGTACAGAACATAGGGGAGTGCACTAGCTATATTAAAAAGAGTAATAATAGTATACACTATCGATGTAAAAAGATAGTTACACAAAACATCACAAACTGTGAAGGAGTTCCATAATTCATATCACTAAAACAAACAAGTACTATATAGTGTTCTGAGGTATGCTTAGACCATTAAAATAGAAGTAATAAAAAACTGATATGATATATAAGATGTTTGATGACTTAAAGTGTATTTATAATTTGTATGTAAGACAAATGAACCTATCTCAGTCCATCATAtaataaaagatgcattttttttctgattttttcttcaattgtttaGATTATGTCACCGTTATCActctaaaatattaaattccCATATAAGTTAGAAGTGAAAAAAGTGGACAAGGAAGTAACATAGGTTTcttctattttgaaatataaaactCGTACAAAATATAGGGGAGTGCACTAGCTATATTAAATAAGAGTAATAATAGTATACACTATTGATGTAAAAAAATAGTTACACAAGACATCACAAACTGTGAAGGAGTTCCATAACTCATATCACTAAAACAAACAAGTATTGTATAGTGTTCTGAGGTATGCTCAGACCATTAAAATAGAAGTAATAAAATACTAAATCGCATCATGTTGTATAACGACTCCAAATTCACATTAATGGCTCAAGGGCTAGTAGCAGCGACGGCTGTGTCCTTGGGAATCGTGGGAACGAAAGGCAATGTTGGCTTGGGAAAATTAGGAAGATGAGGCACTTCGGGCACTACCGGCAATTCCGGCTTTGGTATTGTTGGAAATTCGGGCTTTGGTAGCTCAGGAAGCGGCGGCAATTCGACTTTCGGCAGGGATGGGAATTCTGTCTTTGGCAAGCTAGGGATGTCAGGAAGTTGAGGCAATTCAGGCTTCGGCAATTCCGGCACTTCTAACGACTCTGGCTTCGGCGTTGCTGGAAATTCAGGCTTTGGTAGTTCAGGAAGCGGTGGCAATTCGACTTTCGGCAATGATGGGAATTCTGGCTTTGGCAAGCTAGGGATGTCAGGAAGGTGAGGCAATTCAGGCTTCGGTAGTTCGGGCACTTCGGGCAAGGTCGCCTCCAAAGTTGGCGGGCTCTGACTGGGTTCTCACCAATCGTCAAAGACAGAGCGAGGACAAACAATGCCAAAAGGTGCGCGAGTCCATGATGGTTCGTCATTGGAGAATCAATCGACTAGCAAATTCAAAAGCTTTGAGTGAAGAAGCGGCGAATCTCGAGTGAGAGAAGGTGCGGGTGTGCTTGAGCAATGGCTTGATGGAGGGCTTATAAGGAGGAGGGACGTGGAGGATTGGGGAGAATGCAAGTATGGTTTGGTGGGAATATTATCAAAGGGTTAGGTCAACTTCTAAACCAATCTCATTTTTGTACGTTCAACAGCAAGATGGAGCATATTATTCCAAAAGGAGCTTGCCAATTCTTGGCTTTTCAGGCTTCTGACTACCTGTTTaggtgagaaagagagagaaaagaaaagaaaagaaatggtttATGATCTCACTATGTACAATAGGACTGGAGTCTTGGAGTCTTAAAATATTGGAGAAGCCAATAATGTAAgagcaaaataataaatattgtcTGTGATCATTATTCATGGAATCTTTACTTGATGTAAGGATTACTAAGTTTTAAGCATGTATGTTTTCTTCTGAGGCCTCGGTTCAAATCCCTATAATTGTGCATTCTTTTGGATGATCTTTGAGAACATAGGCATGTATGAATCCGATTATTTCTCTAATTGTGTGGGATAAAACTACTCTTGCtggaaaaaacaaaactttagGTGACAATGTTTTGGGGGACAGACATAAAAAGAGATCCTTAAATAGAGTCTCTAGTTAGGGGTGAGTAGTTCTAAGGTTGGTTTAGGTTTCAACTTACCTGGAACTTGGAATTTACCCTATTAAGACCGGTTTCCTAGTTTTTGATACTTAAAACCTATCATGTATATCTTAAAATTTGTGACCTGCTctatcaatcaaatccaaagTCTATTAGGAATTGGctgatttctcatttcttttctttttttttctttttttcttgtttcattttagtcaagcaaaagagagaaacataacaacaaaaatcatcatttgtCAATAacaataatctataaaatataagcacctaaaataaaataaacaataaaaagttgaaaacgCATAATGTAGAATCCAAATTTCATGCTCTCAAAGGAGTCAAAAACCATGATAAAAACCAATGAATCGAATGAAGgaactttcttttcatttgagcCTCGTGTAATACCGTTCATGTCATGCTCTATTTTAGGATTACCTTGGTTCTTGTTCTAGTTCTCTGATTTTCAGTCTGATTCATTGATTCTTAGTTCAATTCTATTCAATTCTTAAGAATCGCATAGtacaagttccaaaaaatgtgaAACCGAAATTTGGAGCATGCCCTTTAGAACCTAGAGACAAGCCGATTCCCATGACCTGTTTGGTCTTTCTTGATTATACTTGGGAAATTTGCTCACCCTCAACTTCTTGTTCCGTCCCTACGGAAATATTGAATGAGCCATCGTTAATGGTAATAGTGTAAATGATttagtttggttcggttttttcGGAAAAcggaaccaaaccgaaccgataaagaaatttattaaatcaaactGAAATTCCATCCAAATCGAAACCGAATCGTGAATGACAAAGCAAGGACAAATAATGCCAAAAGATGCTAGAGCCCGCAATAGTTCGTCATCGTAGAACCAATATACtagcaaattgaaaatcttcGAGTGAAGAAGTGGTTGATCTCAAGTGTAAAGGTGCAGGTGTGTTCGAGCAATGGCTTGATGGAGGGTTTTGGGGAGATTGCAAGTAtgttttggagggaaaattatCGAAGTGTTTGTTGAACTTCCAAACCAATCTCAATCTCTTTTGTTCAACAACAAGATGGAGCCGATAATTCCAAAAAGGATCTTTATATTCTTGGCATTTTTAAGCTTGTAACTGCAAGTTGTGTTGGACTTCCTAGCtaggagggaaagaaaaagaaaggaaatgattTATGATCTCACTCTATGTACAAGAGGACAAAGTCCATAGCTTTGGTCTGAGAAGTCAACAATGTTGAGAGTAAAATCTAAGTTTTGCCAGTGATAATTAT
This Eucalyptus grandis isolate ANBG69807.140 chromosome 7, ASM1654582v1, whole genome shotgun sequence DNA region includes the following protein-coding sequences:
- the LOC104452909 gene encoding protein PELPK1 produces the protein MANYCRLTNLLSLFVLALSLTIGQNRAGARQLLDVTLPEVPELPKPELPQLPDIPSLPKPELPSLPKVELPPLPELPKPEFPTIPKPELPEVPKLPKLEFPTLPKPEVPELPHLPDFPKPTLPAVSKDTSIAATSP
- the LOC104431599 gene encoding protein PELPK1-like; this translates as MERPREIRAELLQGRVGEGEGEAGRKSSVSQSPPTLEATLPEVPELPKPELPHLPDIPSLPKPEFPSLPKVELPPLPELPKPEFPATPKPESLEVPELPKPELPQLPDIPSLPKTEFPSLPKVELPPLPELPKPEFPTIPKPELPVVPEVPHLPNFPKPTLPFVPTIPKDTAVAATSP